One Paraburkholderia dioscoreae DNA segment encodes these proteins:
- a CDS encoding chemotaxis protein — MAVENRASDERSNLTSSNKFELLLYRLGSVPGSDAHELYGINVFKVREISTMPTVTPIAGSSPFVMGAVDIRGQIIPVIDLPRLMGCEPTRGLNILLVTEFARSTQAFAVEEVDDIVRLEWNQVLSAEGAAGGNLVTSIARIDGNTGDSRLAQVIDVEQVLRDVFPSQHPSVDPASVGAALGIRHGAKILAADDSGFARKLIEQALSAIGADFVMTKTGEEAWNTLQQVAREAQSNGTRVKDSIALVLTDLEMPEMDGFMLTRQIKADERTRDIPVIIHSSLTGAANEAHVKNAGANGYVAKFAAAELADAIRNALGVLPLSEVVA; from the coding sequence ATGGCCGTAGAAAACCGCGCGAGCGATGAACGCAGCAACCTGACGAGTTCCAACAAATTCGAGCTGTTGCTGTACCGGCTGGGCTCCGTACCCGGCAGCGACGCGCATGAGTTGTACGGCATCAACGTCTTCAAGGTGCGTGAGATCTCGACGATGCCGACCGTCACGCCGATCGCCGGTTCGTCGCCGTTCGTGATGGGCGCGGTGGACATTCGCGGGCAGATCATCCCTGTGATCGACCTGCCGCGACTGATGGGCTGCGAGCCCACACGCGGTCTGAACATCCTGCTGGTGACGGAATTCGCGCGCTCGACGCAGGCGTTCGCGGTCGAGGAAGTCGACGATATCGTACGGCTGGAGTGGAACCAGGTGTTGTCCGCCGAGGGCGCGGCAGGCGGCAATCTCGTCACGAGTATCGCGCGGATCGACGGCAATACGGGCGACTCGCGGCTCGCTCAGGTAATCGATGTGGAGCAGGTGTTGCGTGATGTGTTTCCGTCACAGCATCCGAGTGTCGATCCTGCTTCCGTTGGGGCGGCGTTGGGCATTCGGCATGGGGCGAAGATTCTTGCTGCCGATGATTCCGGGTTTGCCCGTAAGTTGATCGAGCAGGCTTTGAGTGCTATTGGGGCTGACTTCGTCATGACCAAGACCGGGGAAGAAGCCTGGAATACCTTGCAGCAGGTTGCGCGCGAGGCTCAGTCCAATGGGACGCGGGTGAAGGATAGTATTGCGCTTGTTCTCACCGATCTCGAGATGCCCGAGATGGACGGGTTCATGCTGACCCGGCAGATCAAGGCGGACGAACGTACTCGTGATATTCCGGTCATCATTCATTCTTCTCTGACCGGGGCGGCCAACGAGGCGCATGTGAAGAACGCTGGGGCTAATGGGTATGTGGCCAAGTTTGCCGCTGCTGAGTTGGCCGACGCCATTCGGAATGCTCTGGGGGTTTTGCCTTTGAGTGAGGTGGTTGCTTGA
- a CDS encoding DUF4142 domain-containing protein has protein sequence MIRLPLATITSACAAGLLVVATAASAQTAPAAPAADAGRLHAADQTFIADGTKAVATQRDAARLATSRSTDRDVKAFAERVSADNAKISDALRAASPRGVDVPKNDPDAAVIASINNLRGADFDKAYIEQVALAGEQKALSAFQAEIASGRDEQLKDAAKKALPTIQEHYAMAQDLARRKHLSSAAQ, from the coding sequence ATGATCCGCTTGCCTCTCGCCACCATCACCAGTGCCTGCGCGGCTGGTCTGCTCGTCGTCGCCACCGCGGCCAGCGCTCAAACCGCTCCCGCGGCGCCCGCTGCGGACGCCGGCCGTCTGCATGCCGCCGACCAGACATTCATCGCGGACGGCACCAAAGCCGTCGCGACGCAGCGCGACGCCGCACGCCTCGCCACCTCGCGCTCGACCGACCGCGACGTCAAGGCGTTCGCCGAACGCGTGTCGGCCGATAACGCGAAAATCTCCGACGCGCTGCGCGCGGCGAGCCCGCGCGGTGTCGATGTGCCGAAAAACGACCCCGACGCAGCCGTGATCGCGAGCATCAACAACCTGCGCGGCGCCGACTTCGACAAGGCCTATATCGAACAGGTCGCGCTCGCCGGCGAACAGAAAGCACTGTCGGCATTCCAGGCGGAAATCGCTTCGGGCCGCGACGAGCAGTTGAAGGACGCGGCAAAGAAGGCGCTGCCGACTATCCAGGAGCACTACGCGATGGCGCAGGATCTCGCCAGGCGCAAGCATCTATCCAGCGCGGCGCAATAA
- a CDS encoding tetratricopeptide repeat protein, translating into MSKPVNLPQQLDHMLRQAVGLQQNGAFAEAEELYREILELKPRHFDALQLLGALALQAGRLQEGVELLRKALAVNAKQAPIHSNLAYALNALQRFDEALASAERALALQPKFPDALNNRGNAQAGLNRPLDALASFDRAIALTPDFAQAWNNRACVLRDLGRPADALASCDHALALQPAYPDAWSNRGNAFSDLNQPEEAERSYRRALELAPAFADAWNNLGLAQIDLNQHAQALSSYERALAANPAAAETHWNESLCLLQMGRLEAGWQKYEWRWERSRIKASRRVFAQPLWLGDFSIGGKTILLHAEQGLGDTLQFCRYAALVSKLGAKVMLEVPPELMRLMSTLDGVDQLIEAGEALPPFDCHCPLLSLPLAFKTDLDSIPSATPYLYAHAEAARQWRDRIHAQADTRLKVGLVWAGGNRPHVAELRKNDARRSIAFEQLAPILDVPNVQFFSLQKGPAAQQLKSGEWGGRIVDYTEELDDFADTAALVANLDLVISVDTSTAHLAGALDRPVWILNRFDTCWRWMLERTDTPWYPGARLFRQPALGDWDSVMQAARDTLAALSASAANAAHPG; encoded by the coding sequence ATGAGCAAGCCTGTCAATCTGCCGCAACAGTTGGACCATATGCTTCGGCAAGCCGTCGGGCTTCAGCAGAACGGCGCATTTGCCGAGGCCGAGGAACTCTATCGCGAGATTCTCGAACTCAAACCTCGTCATTTCGACGCGCTGCAATTGCTGGGTGCGCTGGCGCTGCAAGCGGGCCGCTTGCAGGAAGGCGTCGAATTACTCAGAAAGGCGCTTGCCGTCAACGCGAAACAGGCGCCGATCCATTCGAATCTCGCCTATGCATTGAACGCGTTGCAGCGTTTCGACGAAGCACTCGCGAGTGCGGAGCGCGCACTGGCCTTGCAGCCCAAATTTCCCGACGCACTGAACAATCGCGGCAACGCGCAAGCCGGCCTGAACCGGCCGCTCGACGCGCTCGCCAGTTTCGATCGCGCGATTGCGCTGACGCCGGATTTTGCGCAGGCCTGGAACAACCGCGCCTGTGTGCTGCGCGACCTCGGCCGTCCCGCCGATGCGCTCGCCAGCTGTGATCACGCGCTCGCATTGCAGCCGGCTTATCCCGACGCGTGGAGCAATCGCGGCAACGCATTCAGCGACCTGAACCAGCCGGAAGAAGCGGAACGCAGCTACCGTCGCGCGCTCGAATTGGCCCCGGCATTTGCCGACGCCTGGAATAACCTCGGCCTCGCGCAGATCGATCTCAATCAGCACGCGCAAGCGCTCTCGAGTTACGAGCGCGCACTCGCCGCGAATCCCGCGGCGGCTGAGACGCATTGGAACGAGTCGCTGTGTCTGTTGCAAATGGGGCGGCTCGAAGCTGGCTGGCAGAAATACGAGTGGCGCTGGGAGCGCAGCCGGATCAAGGCAAGCCGGCGCGTGTTTGCACAGCCTCTTTGGCTGGGGGATTTTTCGATCGGGGGCAAGACGATTCTGTTGCACGCGGAGCAGGGCCTCGGCGACACGCTGCAGTTTTGCCGTTATGCCGCGCTGGTGTCGAAGCTCGGTGCGAAGGTCATGCTCGAAGTGCCGCCCGAATTGATGCGCCTCATGTCCACGCTCGACGGCGTGGACCAGTTGATCGAAGCCGGCGAGGCGCTGCCGCCGTTCGATTGCCACTGTCCGCTGCTGAGTCTGCCGCTGGCATTCAAAACAGACCTCGACAGCATTCCTTCGGCCACGCCGTATCTCTACGCGCACGCCGAAGCGGCTCGCCAATGGCGCGACCGGATTCACGCGCAAGCAGACACGCGCCTGAAAGTCGGACTCGTGTGGGCAGGCGGAAACCGGCCGCATGTCGCTGAACTTCGCAAGAACGACGCGCGCCGTTCGATCGCCTTCGAGCAGCTCGCGCCCATTCTCGACGTGCCCAACGTGCAGTTCTTCAGCCTGCAGAAAGGACCGGCTGCACAGCAGTTGAAAAGCGGCGAGTGGGGTGGCCGCATTGTCGATTACACGGAAGAACTGGACGATTTCGCCGACACCGCGGCCCTGGTGGCGAACCTCGACCTGGTGATTTCCGTGGACACATCCACGGCCCATCTGGCCGGCGCACTCGACCGGCCGGTGTGGATTCTGAACCGCTTCGACACCTGCTGGCGCTGGATGCTGGAGCGCACCGATACGCCGTGGTATCCGGGCGCGAGGCTGTTCAGGCAGCCCGCGTTGGGCGATTGGGACAGTGTGATGCAGGCCGCGCGTGATACGCTGGCTGCGTTGAGCGCATCGGCTGCGAACGCCGCGCATCCCGGATAA
- a CDS encoding aldo/keto reductase, producing the protein MEYRHLGASGFKVPVLSFGTGTFGGKGEFFQAWGATDVAEARRLIDICFDAGVTMFDSADIYSSGASESVLGEALKGKRDKAIISTKATFRFDDGPNSVGSSRFHLIQAVDAALKRLQTDYIDLFQLHGFDARTPVAEVLSTLDDLVRAGKIRYTGVSNFSGWHLMKSQDVADRYGYPRYVANQTYYSLVGRDYEWELMPLGVDQGVGAVVWSPLGWGRLTGKIKRGQPLPDSSRLHKTVDMAPPVPDEYLFRVLDAIDEIAAETGKTVPQIALNWLLQRPTVSTVLIGARNEEQLRQNLGAVGWNLTPEQVAKLDAASAVRPAYPYWHQEGFAERNPKAV; encoded by the coding sequence ATGGAATACAGACATCTGGGTGCATCCGGTTTCAAGGTGCCGGTACTGAGCTTCGGCACGGGCACGTTCGGCGGCAAAGGCGAGTTCTTCCAGGCGTGGGGCGCGACCGACGTCGCCGAGGCGCGTCGTCTGATCGACATCTGCTTCGATGCGGGCGTCACCATGTTCGACAGCGCGGACATCTATTCGAGCGGGGCCTCCGAGTCGGTGCTCGGTGAAGCGCTCAAGGGCAAGCGCGACAAGGCAATCATCTCGACCAAGGCAACCTTCCGTTTCGACGACGGGCCGAACAGCGTCGGCTCGTCGCGCTTCCATCTGATTCAGGCGGTGGACGCGGCGCTCAAGCGCTTGCAAACCGATTACATCGACCTGTTCCAGTTGCACGGTTTCGACGCCAGAACGCCGGTCGCCGAAGTGCTGTCGACGCTCGACGATCTGGTGCGCGCCGGCAAGATCCGCTATACCGGCGTGTCGAATTTCTCTGGCTGGCATCTGATGAAGTCGCAGGACGTGGCGGACCGCTACGGCTATCCGCGCTACGTCGCCAATCAGACCTACTATTCGCTGGTCGGCCGCGATTACGAGTGGGAGTTGATGCCGCTAGGCGTCGATCAGGGCGTGGGCGCGGTGGTGTGGAGTCCGCTCGGCTGGGGGCGTCTCACCGGCAAGATCAAGCGAGGTCAGCCGTTGCCCGATTCGAGCCGCTTGCATAAAACCGTCGACATGGCCCCGCCGGTGCCGGACGAGTATCTGTTCCGCGTGCTGGATGCGATCGACGAGATCGCGGCCGAAACCGGCAAGACCGTACCGCAGATCGCGCTGAACTGGCTGCTGCAGCGGCCTACCGTCTCGACGGTGCTGATCGGGGCGCGCAACGAGGAACAGTTGCGGCAGAACCTCGGCGCGGTGGGCTGGAATCTGACGCCCGAGCAGGTAGCCAAACTCGACGCGGCGAGCGCGGTGCGTCCCGCTTATCCGTACTGGCATCAGGAAGGCTTCGCGGAGCGCAACCCGAAGGCGGTGTGA
- a CDS encoding cyclic nucleotide-binding domain-containing protein: MKPSVTYLHLLKHTPFFTRLTTDQLRWVIAHSHEWEAQAGAVVAQCTHDTTTARDQSIWILLDGGWQIETGQHVFASGHASAGKWFSAAAATGTSCRLVTTEHSYVMKIERADFDAMLAQGFAFGPHLDAGRRYYSELFAAPAELAK; encoded by the coding sequence ATGAAACCCTCGGTCACTTACCTTCATTTGCTGAAGCACACGCCGTTCTTTACCCGCCTGACGACCGATCAACTGCGATGGGTGATCGCCCACTCGCATGAATGGGAAGCGCAAGCCGGTGCCGTCGTCGCCCAATGCACGCACGACACGACTACGGCTCGTGACCAGTCCATCTGGATTCTGCTGGACGGCGGCTGGCAAATCGAAACCGGACAACATGTGTTTGCGTCGGGCCACGCGAGCGCGGGCAAGTGGTTCAGCGCGGCGGCGGCGACCGGCACCTCGTGCCGCCTCGTCACCACCGAACACAGCTACGTGATGAAAATCGAACGCGCGGATTTCGACGCCATGCTCGCGCAAGGTTTTGCGTTCGGCCCGCATCTCGACGCCGGCCGCCGCTATTACAGCGAACTGTTCGCCGCCCCGGCCGAACTCGCGAAGTGA
- a CDS encoding SDR family oxidoreductase, with product MNASISQQVAIVTGASRGIGAAVAQRLANDGFAVAINYASSSTEADALVAQLTAAGAKAVAVKADVSNADDVRRLFEITEQQLGKVDVLVNNAGVLKTTPLADTSDALYNQTFDINVRGTFNTLREAAARMNDGGRIVNFSSTTLALNMPGYAIYNATKAAVEAFTHVFAKELRGRNITVNAVAPGPIATSLFLDGKTEEQIQTFAKMPPLQRLGQPDDIASVVAFLAGPDAGWVNGQILRANGGLA from the coding sequence ATGAACGCCTCAATCAGCCAGCAAGTCGCTATCGTCACCGGCGCATCCCGCGGCATTGGCGCAGCGGTCGCGCAACGCCTCGCCAACGACGGCTTCGCTGTCGCGATCAATTACGCGTCCAGTTCGACCGAAGCCGATGCGCTCGTCGCGCAACTCACGGCGGCCGGCGCCAAAGCCGTCGCGGTAAAGGCCGACGTGTCGAACGCCGACGACGTGCGCCGCCTGTTCGAGATCACCGAACAGCAGCTCGGCAAAGTGGACGTGCTCGTCAACAACGCCGGCGTGCTCAAGACCACGCCGCTCGCCGACACCAGCGACGCGCTGTACAACCAGACCTTCGACATCAACGTACGCGGCACCTTCAACACGTTGCGCGAAGCAGCCGCGCGCATGAACGACGGCGGACGCATCGTCAACTTTTCGAGCACCACGCTGGCGCTGAACATGCCGGGCTACGCGATCTACAACGCGACCAAGGCAGCCGTCGAAGCCTTTACGCATGTATTCGCCAAGGAACTGCGCGGCCGCAACATCACCGTCAACGCCGTGGCGCCGGGTCCGATCGCGACGTCGCTGTTCCTCGACGGCAAGACTGAAGAACAGATCCAGACCTTCGCCAAGATGCCGCCGCTGCAACGTCTCGGCCAGCCGGACGATATCGCATCCGTGGTGGCATTCCTCGCCGGTCCGGACGCGGGCTGGGTCAACGGTCAGATTCTGCGTGCCAACGGCGGCCTCGCATGA
- a CDS encoding LysR family transcriptional regulator, translated as MDRFEEMRVFVRIAERQSFTRASDDLQIPRATVTNLMKRMEQRLGARLLERTTRTVRLTHDGEAYYRRCVRLIADMEEAEGSFSNLAPKGLLRVNLQGTLARHFVVPALPAFLARFPEIELTIGEDDRLVDLVREGVDCVLRAGNLQDSSMVGRRVAQLPQVTVASPAYLAAYGEPADPSALSTHRAVNYVSSATGKAVPLEFNVAGREVAMVLPSAVSVTGTELYTGSALAGLGIVQVPQYRVAAELAAGRLKIILADFPPPPMPVSVLYPQNRQLSSRVRVFAQWLGDIFATATT; from the coding sequence ATGGATCGTTTCGAAGAAATGCGCGTTTTCGTGCGGATCGCCGAGCGGCAAAGCTTCACGCGCGCTTCGGACGATCTGCAGATTCCACGGGCCACCGTGACCAACCTGATGAAGCGCATGGAGCAGCGGCTCGGCGCGCGGCTGCTCGAACGCACCACGCGCACGGTGCGGCTCACGCACGACGGCGAGGCGTACTATCGCCGCTGCGTGCGGCTGATTGCCGATATGGAGGAGGCCGAGGGCTCGTTCTCGAATCTCGCGCCCAAGGGCCTGTTGCGGGTCAATTTGCAGGGCACGCTGGCACGGCATTTCGTGGTGCCGGCGCTGCCGGCGTTTCTCGCGCGCTTTCCGGAGATCGAACTGACCATCGGCGAAGATGACCGGCTCGTCGATTTGGTGCGGGAGGGCGTGGATTGCGTGCTGCGGGCAGGTAACCTGCAGGATTCGTCAATGGTGGGGCGGCGCGTCGCGCAACTTCCGCAAGTCACCGTGGCGAGTCCGGCGTATCTCGCGGCGTATGGCGAGCCGGCCGATCCGTCCGCGCTGTCCACGCACCGGGCGGTCAATTACGTGTCGAGTGCCACGGGTAAGGCCGTGCCGCTCGAATTCAACGTGGCGGGCCGCGAGGTGGCGATGGTACTGCCGTCGGCGGTATCGGTGACCGGTACGGAACTCTATACGGGCTCGGCGCTTGCCGGGCTCGGCATCGTGCAGGTGCCGCAATACCGGGTGGCGGCCGAACTGGCGGCGGGGCGGCTGAAAATCATTCTCGCGGACTTTCCGCCGCCGCCAATGCCGGTATCCGTGCTGTATCCGCAGAACCGGCAGTTGTCGTCGCGGGTACGGGTGTTTGCGCAGTGGCTGGGCGATATTTTTGCCACGGCCACAACATGA
- a CDS encoding glutathione S-transferase family protein — protein MGLLVDGQWQDRWYDTKSTGGRFVRNDAAFRNWVTADGSPGLSGAGGFEAQAGRYHLYVSLACPWAHRTLIMRALKGLETMIDVSIVHWLMLENGWTFADGPGVVPDTVNQATLLHQVYTAADPHYSGRVTVPILWDKQRATIVSNESSEIIRMLNSAFDGIGAKPGDFYPAPLRAQIDTINARVYDTLNNGVYKAGFATTQQAYEEAVTPLFETLDWLDAKLATQRYLSGPHLTEADIRLFTTLIRFDAAYVGHFKCNLRRIADYPNLSAYTRDIYQLPGIAQTVDFTHIKRHYYGSHRSINPSSIVPLGPVQDFSAPHDRARPGVPGSTCALTAAAGSQPYPVKE, from the coding sequence ATGGGCCTTTTAGTGGACGGACAATGGCAGGATCGCTGGTACGACACGAAATCGACCGGCGGCCGTTTCGTGCGCAATGACGCGGCATTCCGCAATTGGGTCACGGCGGACGGCTCGCCGGGTCTGAGCGGCGCCGGCGGCTTCGAAGCGCAAGCGGGACGCTACCACCTGTATGTAAGCCTCGCCTGCCCGTGGGCGCATCGCACTTTGATCATGCGGGCGCTCAAAGGCCTCGAAACGATGATCGACGTCTCGATCGTGCACTGGCTGATGCTGGAAAACGGCTGGACTTTCGCGGACGGCCCCGGCGTCGTGCCCGACACCGTCAATCAAGCGACACTGTTGCACCAGGTCTACACCGCCGCCGACCCTCACTACAGCGGCCGCGTGACCGTGCCGATCCTGTGGGACAAGCAGCGCGCCACGATCGTCAGCAACGAATCGTCGGAAATCATTCGCATGCTGAATTCGGCGTTCGACGGCATTGGCGCGAAGCCCGGCGATTTTTATCCGGCGCCATTGCGCGCGCAAATCGACACGATCAACGCGCGCGTCTACGACACGCTGAACAACGGCGTTTATAAAGCAGGCTTCGCCACCACGCAGCAAGCGTATGAAGAAGCCGTCACGCCGCTCTTCGAAACGCTCGACTGGCTCGACGCGAAACTCGCAACGCAACGCTATCTGAGCGGCCCGCACCTCACGGAAGCCGATATCCGGCTGTTCACGACGCTGATCCGTTTCGACGCCGCCTATGTCGGCCATTTCAAATGCAATCTGCGCCGCATCGCCGACTATCCGAATCTGTCCGCCTACACGCGCGACATCTACCAGTTGCCCGGCATTGCTCAGACGGTCGATTTCACGCATATCAAGCGGCATTACTACGGGAGTCACCGCAGCATCAATCCGTCCAGCATCGTGCCGCTCGGCCCGGTTCAGGACTTCTCTGCGCCGCACGATCGCGCGCGGCCTGGCGTGCCCGGCTCAACCTGCGCCTTGACCGCCGCTGCCGGCTCGCAGCCGTATCCGGTCAAGGAATAG
- a CDS encoding LysR family transcriptional regulator, whose translation MLSEDELALLDAIRETGSLSRAAARLGKAPSTVSHAARQLETRFDALLFDRRHYRLQLTPAGQLLADEAARLMLDMSRMTQRVKQIASGWEDRLWIVTDEILEFELMMPVVRAFDALGSGVKLRFTHEVLSGTWEALRDGRADLIVGATNEPPAIPGLRWFELGVMEWVFAVSPRHPLAAVEGPLGRERILEHRAVVVADSSRTTAGRAYGLIGGQASLAVPSMRAKILAQRDGLGVGWLPRQRVATLLKQGELIEKATADPREPNVLYVAWRGDNEGRALQWWLEQLRQPRLAKRLVRGVDMTVGG comes from the coding sequence ATGTTGTCGGAAGACGAACTGGCTCTACTCGACGCGATTCGCGAGACCGGTAGCCTGTCGCGCGCGGCGGCGCGCCTCGGCAAGGCGCCCTCCACGGTTTCGCATGCTGCCCGGCAACTGGAGACGCGCTTCGACGCGCTGCTGTTCGACCGGCGCCACTACCGTCTGCAACTCACGCCCGCCGGCCAGCTTCTCGCCGATGAAGCCGCGCGTCTGATGCTCGACATGTCGCGCATGACGCAGCGCGTGAAGCAGATCGCGAGCGGGTGGGAAGACCGCCTCTGGATAGTTACGGATGAAATCCTCGAGTTCGAACTGATGATGCCGGTGGTGCGCGCGTTCGACGCGCTCGGCTCGGGCGTCAAACTGCGCTTCACCCACGAAGTATTGAGCGGCACCTGGGAGGCGCTGCGCGACGGCCGTGCCGATCTGATCGTGGGCGCGACCAACGAACCGCCGGCGATTCCCGGCCTGCGCTGGTTCGAGCTCGGCGTGATGGAGTGGGTGTTCGCGGTGTCGCCGCGCCATCCGCTGGCGGCCGTCGAGGGGCCGCTCGGCCGCGAGCGGATTCTCGAACATCGCGCGGTGGTGGTGGCGGATTCGTCGCGTACGACGGCGGGGCGCGCTTACGGTCTGATCGGCGGACAGGCGTCGCTGGCCGTGCCGTCCATGCGGGCGAAAATCCTGGCGCAACGCGACGGTCTGGGCGTGGGGTGGTTGCCGCGTCAGCGTGTCGCGACGCTGTTGAAGCAGGGTGAACTGATCGAGAAGGCGACTGCCGACCCGCGTGAGCCGAATGTGCTGTACGTTGCGTGGCGCGGCGATAATGAAGGGCGCGCATTGCAGTGGTGGCTCGAACAGCTGCGGCAACCGCGGCTGGCGAAACGCCTCGTGCGCGGCGTGGATATGACGGTCGGCGGGTGA
- a CDS encoding single-stranded DNA-binding protein, translating into MIDGLVGGRLYGEAQIRTGQNGRRFVTCKVRAATNDGDTIFVNVIAFDDDVQAALLALSDADSVALSGTLTPKVWTDKNGLVKPAVDMVAHKLLTAYEGRREADE; encoded by the coding sequence ATGATCGATGGACTGGTGGGCGGGCGGTTGTACGGCGAGGCGCAGATTCGCACCGGGCAGAACGGCAGGCGTTTCGTGACCTGCAAGGTGCGCGCGGCCACCAACGACGGCGACACGATTTTCGTCAACGTGATTGCCTTCGACGACGACGTGCAAGCCGCGCTGCTCGCATTGAGCGACGCGGACAGCGTTGCGCTGAGCGGCACCTTGACGCCCAAGGTCTGGACCGACAAGAACGGGCTGGTCAAGCCGGCCGTGGATATGGTCGCCCACAAGCTGCTGACGGCTTACGAAGGCCGCCGTGAAGCAGACGAATGA